A portion of the Sphingobacterium spiritivorum genome contains these proteins:
- a CDS encoding helix-turn-helix domain-containing protein, whose amino-acid sequence MKENSININLSQRRADKGLTQQKLAELSGLTTRTIQRIERGDVIPQGYTLQRIAEALGINIEELNAEIRQNDYNKQYTREIASLFHFLPLTGLIFPFGNILFPLFLWIFYKQKSSQYDFHGRISLNFQLTVTIFMLFAIILLVLYFPAGFFLLVVTTVSAVVLCVFNGIRSFKNLKPIYYCYFPFLKRIPENSPE is encoded by the coding sequence ATGAAAGAAAACAGCATCAATATTAACTTATCACAAAGGAGAGCGGACAAGGGGCTGACTCAGCAAAAGCTGGCAGAATTGTCAGGTCTGACGACACGTACAATCCAACGTATAGAAAGGGGAGACGTAATTCCTCAAGGATATACTTTACAACGGATAGCCGAAGCGCTGGGTATAAACATAGAAGAGCTGAATGCTGAAATCAGGCAAAACGATTACAACAAGCAGTACACCCGTGAGATCGCCTCACTCTTTCATTTCTTACCACTCACAGGGCTTATATTTCCATTTGGTAATATCTTATTTCCTCTATTTCTATGGATATTCTATAAACAAAAAAGTTCACAGTATGATTTTCATGGCCGTATCTCCTTAAACTTTCAATTGACAGTCACCATATTTATGCTATTTGCTATAATATTACTGGTTTTATATTTTCCTGCAGGATTTTTTCTATTAGTTGTGACAACTGTTAGTGCTGTTGTACTCTGTGTTTTCAATGGTATCCGTAGCTTTAAAAATCTAAAACCAATCTATTACTGTTACTTCCCTTTTCTTAAACGTATTCCGGAAAACTCGCCGGAATAA
- a CDS encoding serine hydrolase domain-containing protein: MKRFVVTPFYSRLSAELSFCRSLFLKVCIKTSVLLLVFICCIKLSHAQQEYITRLDQTKLSISEIDNKVRAVMDSAGIPGLNIAILNDYKPVFIKSYGFRDKLQNELMDTTSLVYAASFSKAVFGYLCMLLVQEKKLDLDRPLYQYLSKPVPDYPYFSDLKNDDRWKMMTARMCLSHTTGLPNVRWFDPRDANAVFDSVGVIRIYFQPGTKYAYSGEGFKLLQLAVEEITGKSLDVLATEKVFRPIGMTRSGYVWHDNFGDKLVIGHNEKGWQNIKKKRTVAVAGGSMVTTLADYTRFIAYVTQGSGLKKKYFEEMISPQIDIHSKTQFPPITMETTTANRAIHLAYGLGWGIMKTKYGRAFFKEGGDDAWKNYNINFIDKGISIIIMTNSVNGSKVFKELLETLIADTFTPWKWEEYYPYNYR, translated from the coding sequence ATGAAGCGATTTGTTGTAACCCCGTTTTACTCCAGGCTCTCCGCAGAACTGTCGTTCTGCCGGAGTCTGTTTTTGAAAGTTTGTATAAAGACATCTGTCCTGTTACTTGTATTCATATGCTGCATAAAGCTTTCCCATGCGCAGCAAGAATACATTACCCGGTTAGATCAAACTAAACTATCCATATCCGAAATTGACAATAAGGTGCGTGCGGTGATGGACAGTGCGGGTATACCCGGACTTAATATTGCCATTCTCAATGATTATAAACCAGTATTCATTAAATCATATGGCTTCCGTGACAAATTGCAAAATGAATTAATGGACACCACTTCTCTTGTCTATGCAGCTTCCTTTAGTAAAGCAGTCTTCGGATATCTTTGTATGCTGCTCGTGCAGGAAAAGAAACTCGATCTGGACAGACCGCTTTACCAGTATTTGAGCAAACCTGTCCCTGATTATCCTTATTTTTCAGATTTAAAGAATGATGACAGATGGAAAATGATGACAGCACGTATGTGCCTGAGTCATACTACCGGATTACCTAATGTCAGATGGTTTGATCCACGGGATGCCAATGCTGTATTTGATTCTGTAGGTGTAATTCGTATATATTTTCAGCCCGGAACAAAATATGCGTATTCCGGAGAAGGATTTAAGCTGTTGCAATTAGCTGTAGAGGAAATCACCGGTAAAAGTCTGGATGTACTGGCTACAGAAAAGGTTTTCAGACCTATAGGTATGACCCGATCAGGTTATGTATGGCATGATAATTTTGGAGATAAGCTCGTTATAGGACATAATGAAAAAGGATGGCAGAATATAAAGAAAAAGCGAACCGTAGCAGTTGCAGGGGGATCTATGGTCACAACTCTTGCAGATTATACACGGTTTATAGCGTATGTCACACAAGGCAGCGGATTGAAGAAGAAATATTTTGAAGAAATGATTTCTCCACAGATAGACATTCATTCTAAGACTCAGTTTCCTCCGATTACTATGGAAACCACTACAGCCAACAGAGCTATTCATCTGGCTTACGGACTGGGGTGGGGAATAATGAAAACGAAATATGGAAGAGCATTTTTCAAGGAAGGAGGAGATGATGCGTGGAAAAACTATAATATTAATTTTATAGATAAGGGAATTTCTATCATCATAATGACCAACAGTGTCAACGGTTCAAAGGTTTTCAAAGAGCTCCTTGAAACGCTGATTGCTGATACATTCACACCCTGGAAATGGGAAGAATACTATCCGTATAACTACAGGTAG
- a CDS encoding HD domain-containing protein encodes MFSSELLKQIDFIKEIDKLKYIQRKTKLFNSDRNENDAEHSWHLALMAMVLVQHANEKIDLLKVMKMVLIHDIVEIDAGDTFIYDMQKNHSNTEEERLAANRIFGLLPEDQGKEFIAVWEEFEAGETAEAKFARAMDRLEPLLQNSSNNGGTWNEPGVNYSKVYAKKSVIKEGAEKIWEYAETLINEGVKKGILKDE; translated from the coding sequence ATGTTTTCATCAGAACTGTTAAAGCAAATAGATTTTATTAAAGAGATTGATAAACTCAAGTATATTCAACGTAAAACAAAGCTATTCAATAGCGACCGGAATGAAAATGATGCAGAGCATAGCTGGCATCTTGCATTAATGGCAATGGTTTTGGTACAGCATGCTAATGAAAAGATTGATTTATTGAAAGTCATGAAGATGGTGCTTATTCATGATATTGTAGAGATAGATGCCGGTGATACATTTATCTACGATATGCAGAAAAATCATAGTAATACAGAGGAAGAAAGATTGGCTGCCAATCGTATTTTCGGACTGCTTCCTGAAGATCAGGGAAAGGAATTTATTGCCGTGTGGGAAGAATTTGAAGCTGGTGAGACAGCAGAAGCTAAATTTGCAAGAGCAATGGACAGGCTGGAGCCTCTTCTGCAAAATAGTTCCAATAATGGAGGGACATGGAATGAGCCCGGGGTAAATTACAGCAAAGTGTATGCAAAGAAAAGTGTGATAAAAGAAGGTGCGGAAAAGATATGGGAATACGCCGAAACACTGATTAACGAAGGTGTTAAAAAGGGAATATTGAAGGATGAATAA
- a CDS encoding NAD-dependent epimerase/dehydratase family protein, whose amino-acid sequence MKVIITGATGMVGEGVLFECLDNSAVEEILVIGRKNYQLSHPKLKELILRDFSEIGDHSDLLKDYDGCFFCAGVSSVGENEESFTKKTYDFVIPFARTLAVINPEMTFIYVSGNRTDSTEKGTVMWARVKGRTENELMRLPFKGQYNFRPAIMKATKGQVNVKLIYKIMGPLIAPFISTKTLKLADVGRAMIHAVSKGYPKQILEVDDIIQLAK is encoded by the coding sequence ATGAAAGTAATTATTACAGGTGCAACAGGGATGGTAGGCGAAGGCGTACTATTTGAATGTTTAGATAACAGCGCTGTAGAGGAAATATTGGTAATCGGAAGAAAAAACTACCAGTTATCGCATCCAAAGCTGAAGGAGTTGATTTTACGTGATTTTTCGGAAATAGGAGATCATTCGGATTTGTTAAAGGATTACGATGGCTGCTTTTTCTGTGCTGGCGTAAGTTCGGTAGGCGAAAATGAAGAAAGCTTTACTAAAAAGACTTACGATTTTGTGATTCCATTTGCAAGAACACTGGCTGTAATTAATCCTGAAATGACTTTCATCTACGTATCCGGTAACCGGACAGACAGTACGGAAAAAGGGACGGTGATGTGGGCAAGAGTAAAGGGGCGGACTGAAAATGAACTGATGAGATTGCCATTTAAAGGCCAGTATAATTTTCGTCCGGCCATAATGAAAGCTACAAAAGGACAAGTCAACGTAAAATTAATATACAAAATAATGGGGCCGCTTATTGCCCCGTTTATTTCAACAAAGACTTTGAAACTGGCAGATGTAGGAAGAGCCATGATTCATGCTGTATCTAAAGGGTATCCAAAACAAATATTAGAGGTAGACGATATTATACAATTAGCTAAATAA
- the tnpA gene encoding IS200/IS605 family transposase has translation MSQSLSKMYVHIIFHTKYNQPLIQPEVEKELYAYIGGIIKENDSVPVKINGTQDHIHILAIMSKNIALAKFVEHIKRNSSRWIKSKGANYQQFAWQGGYAGYSVSQSVVGRVKKYIENQKEHHKTKSFQDEYIAFLKEYGIDFDEDYLWT, from the coding sequence ATGTCCCAGTCATTGTCAAAAATGTATGTACACATTATTTTTCATACAAAATACAATCAGCCACTTATCCAGCCAGAGGTTGAAAAGGAACTGTATGCATATATCGGTGGGATTATTAAAGAAAATGATTCTGTACCTGTAAAAATCAATGGTACACAAGATCATATCCATATTCTTGCAATAATGTCAAAAAATATAGCGCTGGCAAAATTTGTAGAACACATAAAACGAAACAGTAGCCGCTGGATAAAATCTAAAGGTGCAAACTATCAGCAGTTCGCCTGGCAAGGAGGTTATGCAGGTTATTCAGTAAGTCAATCGGTAGTAGGACGGGTGAAAAAGTATATTGAAAACCAAAAGGAACACCATAAAACAAAATCATTTCAGGATGAATATATAGCGTTTTTAAAAGAATACGGAATTGATTTCGATGAAGACTATTTATGGACATAG
- a CDS encoding methylated-DNA--[protein]-cysteine S-methyltransferase — translation MERNKKSEYKDMPSPLGVIRLVATDAGLAAILWEGEDYSRAKLSTPERNDQNPILLKTEQQLKEYFAKARTTFDIPLDFSGTEFQKKVWNALLNVPFGKTKTYGELARVLGDIKAVRAVGGALNKNPIAIIVPCHRIVGASGKMIGFAGGIANKTILLHLENKYKMPSLFDD, via the coding sequence ATGGAGCGTAATAAGAAATCAGAGTATAAAGATATGCCATCACCACTTGGAGTAATCAGACTTGTGGCCACGGATGCGGGACTTGCAGCCATTTTATGGGAAGGAGAAGACTATTCACGAGCAAAACTATCCACTCCGGAAAGAAACGATCAAAATCCTATACTCTTAAAAACAGAACAGCAACTGAAAGAATACTTCGCAAAAGCAAGAACAACTTTTGATATTCCGCTTGATTTTTCAGGTACTGAATTTCAGAAAAAAGTATGGAACGCTTTGTTGAATGTGCCTTTCGGTAAGACGAAGACTTATGGTGAGTTAGCCAGGGTATTAGGCGATATCAAAGCGGTAAGAGCAGTAGGCGGTGCATTAAATAAAAATCCGATCGCAATAATTGTTCCTTGTCACAGAATCGTGGGGGCATCCGGGAAAATGATTGGTTTTGCAGGAGGTATCGCCAATAAAACTATTTTGCTCCATCTGGAAAACAAATATAAAATGCCTTCTCTTTTTGATGATTAA
- a CDS encoding GH1 family beta-glucosidase produces the protein MHLTKEAFGKDFIWGVSTAAYQIEGAHNLDGKGISIWDKFVQKKNKIFQNHHGEIACDHYNRYMDDLRLMHSLNIRNYRFSISWSRIQPEGCGEINQAGLDFYSRLIDLCLELEITPWVTLYHWDLPHELEKKGGWVNRDIKDWFGEYVAICVRQFGDRVKHWMVLNEPTVFTAAGYFFGVHAPGRKGIDCFLAAAHHAALAQAHGARIIKALQPDSVVGTTFSCSHVEPFTNKEKDIIAAKKADVLLNRLFIEPLLGMGYPTKEIKILRRIEKYIKPTDENNLKFDMDFIGIQNYTREIIRHSFFVPFLQAKIVPAKERKVELTAMNWEVYPESMYQMLKKFQAYENIPPLIITENGAAFPDLQENELVHDHKRKQYMQDILQQVLRAKEEGVNVKGYFVWTFLDNFEWAEGYHPRFGLVYVDFLTQQRIVKSSGHWYADFIK, from the coding sequence ATGCATTTGACGAAGGAAGCCTTTGGCAAAGATTTTATCTGGGGAGTATCTACTGCTGCATATCAAATAGAAGGTGCACATAATCTGGATGGAAAGGGAATTTCTATCTGGGATAAGTTTGTCCAGAAAAAAAACAAGATATTTCAGAACCACCACGGGGAAATTGCATGTGATCACTATAACCGATACATGGATGATCTGCGTCTGATGCATAGCCTGAATATCCGTAACTATAGATTTTCTATTTCCTGGAGTCGTATTCAACCGGAAGGGTGCGGCGAAATCAACCAGGCAGGTCTGGATTTTTACAGCCGGCTTATTGATCTGTGTCTGGAGCTTGAGATTACACCATGGGTTACCTTATATCATTGGGATCTTCCTCATGAACTCGAAAAAAAAGGCGGATGGGTGAACCGGGATATAAAGGATTGGTTTGGTGAATATGTTGCCATCTGTGTAAGGCAATTCGGTGACCGTGTCAAACACTGGATGGTGCTGAATGAACCTACTGTATTCACTGCTGCAGGTTACTTCTTTGGTGTACACGCTCCCGGCAGAAAAGGTATAGATTGTTTTCTGGCGGCAGCTCATCACGCGGCTTTGGCTCAGGCACATGGAGCAAGAATTATCAAAGCGTTGCAACCGGATAGTGTTGTTGGTACTACATTTTCATGTTCTCATGTTGAGCCCTTCACAAACAAAGAAAAAGATATAATCGCTGCTAAAAAAGCAGACGTATTGCTGAACAGGTTATTTATTGAACCTTTGCTGGGGATGGGCTATCCTACGAAAGAAATCAAAATATTGAGAAGGATTGAGAAATATATCAAACCAACAGATGAAAATAACCTGAAGTTCGATATGGATTTCATCGGTATTCAGAATTATACAAGGGAAATCATACGTCATTCTTTCTTCGTTCCATTTTTACAGGCCAAAATAGTTCCTGCTAAAGAGCGTAAGGTAGAATTGACCGCGATGAACTGGGAAGTTTATCCGGAATCCATGTATCAAATGTTGAAAAAATTTCAGGCTTACGAGAATATCCCTCCTTTAATAATCACAGAAAACGGAGCTGCTTTTCCTGATCTGCAGGAAAATGAACTTGTGCACGATCATAAAAGGAAACAATACATGCAGGATATACTGCAGCAGGTACTACGTGCTAAAGAGGAAGGTGTAAATGTCAAAGGTTACTTTGTATGGACTTTTCTGGATAATTTTGAATGGGCCGAAGGATATCACCCCCGCTTTGGATTAGTGTATGTAGATTTCCTGACTCAACAACGTATTGTCAAGTCCTCCGGACACTGGTATGCCGATTTTATTAAATAA
- a CDS encoding SusC/RagA family TonB-linked outer membrane protein, with protein MYFKSTKLLWLLLPLTTVSLTTEASNLKVELLKIELKNQQQISGKVVDIDGKPVAGATITNIRTQQRFQTDEKGNFTLAGTVGDSISIRYIGYKEVRQSVSSLQGLTITLEAEGQQLDEVLVSIGYQKVRKADVTGAIASVKAEELNLTSPKLSQALVGKVAGVQVMQTSGAPYDGTKIRVRGMGSINAGSDPLYVIDGYPAGNNLNINPNDIETIDVLKDAASAAIYGSRAAGGVVLITTKRGKEGRSNIDYEVLGGFGQLSRKIDVLNAAEFIDLLIDGRNNTYRDLLATKGVTWTDQRRLDNNKARVDAVGNAGSVTIPEEYYDFATGTAKASKYDTDWQDALYRNAPFQRHNLSAYGGNDKSRYFLSGSYQNQEGIMLGTDQKVFNFRANMDSKVSKRLTVGANVSFTYNDNNEVTTGRYDRSPSMAALIYLPTLPVYNEDGSYAKYLMANLSANNYGIQNPENPLAYVTEIKNNKRGKRGLYNAFADFSIIEGLNLKINGGLSTYDEKYDYYRPTSISDGNNAPYSDLAKTAAYADARTRSEIDKLVEATLNYSKTFQEKHQLNVLLGYSAQRTDIDQMTVRANGFQNDAIGEITNKGADPSNFRLLKDNGETFKRITTLQSYFSRVNYSYDSKYFLSASFRTDGSSRFGPNSKWGTFPSVSAGWTVSNEGFYDNWLGEGSTMKFRASWGKSGNNNIPDYKAITAYNSPGGVIIADKVATALWPDDLRDPNLGWESTSQYNAGLDLGLLRGRLNVMTNFYLSRSFNLLFNQPITAISGATTIFTNLPDSKVQNKGFDVQIDATLIRKNDFELGFSGNINVNRNKVLDLGGASTIMTNGAERSYITHITQEGSPIGMFYGFKVLGIATEENYKTVAPSAASTNPLQPGDLYFEDVDGNGVVNDQDKRIIGNPHPDFTYGFALNASYKNFDLRASFNGSQGNKVLDGYDYYLYNMEGSGNQYADVAQRWRSSANPGNGSVYRAARGGTQSNSTRLSSFYLQDGSFLRMTNIILGYSLPKETAQKLMLSGVRIYASVDNPFTITKYKGYNPEPDYDQRGNLTPGVDYGLYPLVRSYNLGLKVTF; from the coding sequence ATGTACTTTAAATCAACCAAACTATTATGGCTTCTACTGCCATTAACCACAGTTTCATTAACCACTGAAGCAAGTAACCTGAAGGTCGAACTGTTGAAAATAGAGCTAAAGAATCAACAGCAGATTTCGGGAAAAGTAGTAGATATCGACGGCAAACCTGTTGCCGGAGCTACAATTACGAATATCCGTACACAGCAACGTTTTCAGACAGACGAAAAGGGAAATTTCACACTTGCCGGTACAGTCGGAGACAGCATTTCTATCCGGTATATAGGGTACAAGGAGGTTCGTCAGTCTGTTTCTTCCCTTCAGGGATTAACGATTACGTTGGAAGCAGAGGGTCAGCAGCTAGATGAAGTGCTCGTGTCCATCGGGTATCAGAAAGTTCGCAAAGCAGATGTAACCGGAGCGATAGCCAGTGTAAAGGCTGAAGAACTGAATCTGACTTCACCCAAACTTTCACAGGCACTGGTCGGTAAAGTAGCTGGTGTGCAGGTGATGCAGACCAGTGGTGCACCTTATGACGGTACTAAAATAAGAGTTCGGGGAATGGGATCTATCAATGCCGGTTCGGATCCGCTGTATGTTATCGATGGATATCCTGCAGGAAACAATCTCAATATTAACCCCAATGATATAGAGACAATTGACGTCCTGAAAGATGCGGCTTCAGCAGCGATTTACGGTTCAAGAGCAGCCGGAGGTGTAGTTTTGATTACTACTAAGCGCGGTAAAGAGGGGCGTAGTAATATAGATTATGAAGTACTTGGAGGTTTTGGGCAGTTATCCAGGAAAATAGATGTATTGAATGCTGCAGAATTTATCGACTTGCTTATTGATGGCAGAAATAATACCTACAGAGATTTGCTTGCCACGAAGGGTGTGACCTGGACTGATCAGAGACGACTGGACAATAACAAGGCCAGAGTAGATGCAGTAGGAAATGCAGGTTCAGTCACCATTCCTGAAGAATATTATGATTTTGCGACAGGTACAGCCAAAGCATCTAAATATGATACAGACTGGCAGGATGCCTTATACAGAAATGCACCTTTCCAACGTCACAATTTATCCGCATATGGCGGAAATGATAAAAGCCGCTATTTCCTGAGCGGATCTTATCAGAATCAGGAAGGAATCATGCTGGGAACAGACCAGAAGGTGTTTAACTTCCGTGCCAATATGGATTCTAAAGTAAGTAAACGACTCACCGTAGGAGCCAATGTGTCATTTACCTATAATGATAATAACGAGGTGACTACAGGGAGATACGACCGGAGTCCTTCCATGGCAGCTTTGATTTATCTGCCTACCTTGCCTGTATATAATGAAGATGGTAGTTATGCCAAATACTTAATGGCTAATCTGTCAGCTAACAACTATGGAATACAGAACCCTGAAAATCCGCTGGCTTATGTCACGGAAATCAAAAACAATAAAAGAGGAAAAAGAGGATTGTATAATGCGTTTGCAGATTTCTCTATTATTGAAGGGTTAAATCTGAAGATCAACGGGGGACTTTCTACTTACGATGAAAAATACGATTACTATCGTCCAACCAGTATTTCGGATGGTAACAACGCGCCTTACTCTGATCTTGCAAAAACAGCTGCTTATGCCGATGCGCGTACCAGAAGCGAAATTGATAAACTTGTCGAAGCTACTCTTAATTACAGCAAGACATTTCAGGAAAAACATCAGTTAAATGTATTGTTGGGTTATTCTGCACAGCGGACAGATATTGACCAGATGACCGTTCGCGCTAATGGATTCCAGAATGATGCGATCGGAGAGATCACCAATAAAGGAGCAGATCCTTCCAATTTCAGATTGTTAAAGGACAACGGAGAAACATTCAAACGTATCACGACCTTACAGTCATATTTTAGTCGTGTCAACTACAGTTACGATTCCAAATATTTCTTATCAGCCTCTTTCCGTACAGATGGTTCTTCCAGGTTTGGGCCTAATAGTAAGTGGGGAACTTTCCCGTCTGTTTCTGCCGGTTGGACAGTATCAAATGAAGGGTTCTACGACAATTGGTTAGGTGAAGGATCTACAATGAAGTTTAGAGCAAGTTGGGGTAAAAGCGGAAACAACAACATTCCGGACTATAAGGCGATAACTGCTTACAATTCACCGGGCGGAGTTATCATTGCTGATAAGGTTGCTACAGCATTATGGCCGGACGATCTGCGGGATCCTAATCTGGGTTGGGAGTCTACATCACAATACAATGCAGGACTTGACCTGGGCTTGCTGCGCGGGCGTCTGAATGTAATGACTAATTTTTATCTGAGCCGTTCCTTTAATCTTTTATTTAATCAACCTATTACAGCCATTTCGGGGGCAACAACAATTTTTACCAATCTGCCAGATAGTAAGGTTCAGAATAAAGGTTTTGATGTACAAATCGATGCCACCCTTATTCGTAAGAATGATTTCGAACTTGGGTTTAGCGGAAATATCAATGTGAACCGTAATAAAGTGCTGGATCTGGGAGGAGCTTCTACTATTATGACTAACGGAGCCGAACGTTCTTATATCACCCATATCACGCAGGAGGGAAGTCCGATCGGTATGTTTTACGGATTTAAAGTATTGGGAATAGCTACAGAAGAAAATTATAAGACAGTAGCACCTTCAGCAGCTTCTACAAATCCCCTTCAGCCGGGAGACCTCTATTTTGAAGATGTAGACGGTAATGGTGTTGTTAATGATCAGGATAAGCGTATTATCGGAAATCCTCACCCTGACTTTACTTATGGATTTGCGTTAAATGCCAGCTATAAGAATTTTGATCTGAGAGCTTCTTTTAATGGTTCACAAGGAAACAAGGTACTGGATGGTTATGACTATTATCTGTATAACATGGAAGGGTCCGGCAATCAGTATGCCGACGTAGCACAACGCTGGAGATCATCTGCCAATCCGGGCAACGGTAGTGTCTACCGGGCAGCCAGAGGTGGTACACAGAGTAACAGTACACGTCTTTCTTCCTTTTACCTGCAGGACGGATCTTTTCTGCGTATGACCAATATTATTCTGGGCTACAGCCTGCCAAAAGAAACAGCACAAAAACTTATGCTGTCCGGCGTCCGCATTTATGCGAGTGTAGATAATCCGTTTACAATCACAAAATATAAAGGATATAATCCAGAACCGGATTATGACCAGCGAGGTAACCTCACTCCGGGAGTAGACTATGGTTTGTATCCTCTGGTCAGATCATACAATCTGGGATTAAAAGTGACATTCTAA
- a CDS encoding RagB/SusD family nutrient uptake outer membrane protein, whose product MKKRYLLPFILLGITSCKKDFLNQQDPNAVSVGSYFKTENDVLLAVNGLYQALRSGSSIGESSTLYSEERSDNTGRDDNQSNAGEPFQFNDFSILASNSYLKTHWSTMYDGIARCNTLLSNIDKVTFGDAAVKQRYIAEAKFVRALLYFHMVRKFGDIPLSTVEITTKEQANELAFRQKESVVYQQIVTDLSDALTSNLPDQQGQYAVGRTSKAAINALLGQVYLTMGATLAGSTNENFLKAEQHLTAAYGMRTFGKLNEIPYADVFDVTKKNTCKELIFQVQYLQGDQNYSSSIARNNQARGETINSQFASTGIGGNVKRDLVKDYEDNDIRKAFSIKFAASTQVNDWFITKFRDNSNNAGKQGFGGNDWILIRYADVMLLLAETKMRLGKDAEAIVLLDEVRERAGLPSYATSKANAVYNTKYPTLKDAILHERRVELAFENHRWFDLIRNYNAQELVTYFKKKEQADYGNAKISNISTKDRYYPIPFDEHKLNPEKMYQNQGY is encoded by the coding sequence ATGAAAAAGAGATATTTATTACCTTTTATTCTTTTGGGAATTACTTCCTGTAAAAAAGATTTTTTAAATCAGCAAGATCCGAATGCAGTATCTGTGGGATCCTATTTCAAAACAGAGAATGATGTCTTGTTGGCCGTTAACGGACTCTATCAGGCACTGCGTTCAGGAAGCAGTATAGGCGAATCCAGCACTCTGTATAGTGAAGAACGTTCGGATAATACTGGTCGTGATGACAATCAGTCTAATGCTGGAGAACCTTTTCAGTTCAATGATTTTTCTATACTGGCCAGCAATTCTTATCTCAAGACGCACTGGTCTACCATGTACGACGGGATTGCACGCTGTAATACATTATTGTCCAACATTGATAAAGTAACGTTTGGTGATGCGGCAGTGAAACAACGCTATATTGCAGAAGCAAAATTCGTCCGTGCTTTATTGTACTTTCATATGGTTCGCAAATTTGGAGATATTCCTTTGTCTACGGTAGAGATTACAACTAAAGAACAGGCCAATGAACTTGCTTTTCGTCAGAAAGAAAGCGTCGTTTATCAGCAGATAGTAACAGACCTGTCCGATGCACTGACCAGTAATCTGCCGGATCAGCAAGGGCAATATGCCGTAGGTCGCACCTCTAAGGCTGCTATCAATGCACTATTGGGTCAGGTCTATCTGACAATGGGAGCTACCTTAGCAGGCAGTACCAATGAAAATTTTCTGAAAGCAGAACAACATCTGACTGCAGCATACGGTATGCGTACCTTTGGTAAACTGAATGAAATCCCCTATGCAGATGTATTTGATGTAACCAAAAAGAATACCTGTAAGGAATTGATCTTTCAGGTTCAATATCTGCAAGGTGATCAGAACTACAGTTCCAGTATTGCGCGTAATAATCAGGCCAGAGGAGAAACAATCAATTCGCAGTTTGCATCTACAGGGATAGGAGGAAATGTCAAAAGAGATCTGGTAAAAGACTATGAGGATAACGATATCCGTAAAGCTTTTTCTATCAAATTTGCAGCAAGTACTCAGGTCAATGACTGGTTTATTACGAAATTCAGAGATAACAGTAATAATGCCGGTAAACAGGGTTTTGGTGGAAATGACTGGATATTGATCCGCTACGCCGATGTCATGCTGTTATTAGCGGAAACTAAGATGCGCCTTGGTAAAGATGCTGAAGCTATCGTATTACTGGATGAAGTGAGAGAACGTGCAGGATTACCTTCCTATGCAACTTCAAAAGCTAATGCCGTCTATAATACGAAATATCCGACCCTGAAAGATGCTATTCTGCATGAGCGCAGAGTAGAGCTCGCTTTTGAAAATCACCGTTGGTTTGATCTGATCCGTAATTACAATGCTCAGGAACTGGTCACGTACTTCAAGAAGAAAGAACAGGCTGATTACGGCAACGCCAAAATATCTAATATCTCGACCAAAGACCGCTACTATCCGATTCCTTTTGATGAACACAAACTGAATCCGGAGAAAATGTATCAGAATCAAGGATATTAA